A single genomic interval of Asinibacterium sp. OR53 harbors:
- a CDS encoding vanadium-dependent haloperoxidase, with product MSRKLLSLFLITSVSLALVTACGNKSKKPMDDAQVMHDSQDMLTQIIIYDVFTPPVSSRIYVYSSLAAYEAIRYAKPGNASLTARLRGFKPMPEPEKNKNYNFTLAATKAFFTVVHKVVFSLDSLKHFEETTFNDFKDRMDADTYQRSVAFGEAVGKAVLERANADGYMKSRGKPKFLGSNAPGKWRPTPPDYMDGVEWCWNTMTPLVLDSAAQFMPPRPPAYSTDTNSVFFRANKEVYTIGKTLTDEQKTVARYWDDNPFVIEHSGHMMFGNKKITPGGHWMGITAIAAKQSHADAVKTAKSYALTAIALYDAFIACWDEKYRSNVIRPVTVINEFIDRNWVPFLQTPPFPEYTSGHSTITASAATALTALYGDHFAFQDTSDLRYIGMQRHFNSFQDAAAEASISRVYGGIHYRHSVDIGAEYGKKVGALVVDKLLK from the coding sequence ATGTCAAGAAAATTATTATCGCTGTTCCTGATAACAAGCGTGAGCCTTGCACTGGTAACGGCCTGTGGAAATAAATCTAAAAAACCCATGGACGATGCCCAGGTAATGCATGACAGTCAGGATATGCTTACACAGATCATCATCTACGATGTATTTACGCCCCCGGTGAGCAGTCGTATTTATGTTTATTCTTCATTGGCAGCCTATGAAGCCATCCGTTATGCAAAACCGGGGAATGCATCGCTGACTGCCCGTTTACGTGGATTCAAGCCCATGCCGGAGCCGGAGAAAAACAAGAACTACAACTTCACGTTGGCTGCCACCAAAGCCTTTTTTACGGTGGTGCACAAAGTGGTGTTTTCACTGGATTCATTAAAGCATTTCGAAGAAACTACTTTCAACGATTTCAAAGACCGTATGGATGCAGATACGTATCAACGCTCCGTTGCTTTTGGTGAAGCGGTTGGTAAAGCAGTGTTGGAGCGGGCTAATGCAGATGGTTATATGAAGTCGAGAGGCAAACCCAAATTTCTTGGCAGCAATGCACCGGGCAAGTGGCGTCCTACGCCTCCCGATTATATGGATGGGGTAGAATGGTGCTGGAATACTATGACACCCCTGGTGCTGGACTCTGCCGCGCAGTTCATGCCACCCAGACCTCCTGCATATAGCACAGATACCAACAGTGTTTTCTTCAGGGCCAATAAAGAAGTGTACACGATTGGAAAGACATTAACAGATGAACAAAAGACCGTTGCAAGGTATTGGGATGACAATCCTTTTGTAATAGAACATTCCGGGCACATGATGTTCGGCAATAAAAAGATCACACCTGGTGGTCACTGGATGGGCATTACTGCCATTGCAGCCAAACAATCACATGCCGATGCGGTTAAAACAGCTAAGTCTTACGCGCTCACGGCCATTGCTTTGTACGATGCATTTATTGCTTGCTGGGATGAGAAATACCGTAGCAATGTGATCCGGCCGGTTACCGTGATCAATGAATTCATCGACAGGAACTGGGTTCCGTTCCTGCAAACACCGCCCTTCCCGGAATATACCAGCGGACACAGTACCATCACTGCATCGGCGGCAACAGCGCTCACTGCTTTGTATGGTGATCATTTTGCTTTCCAGGATACCAGCGACTTGCGATACATAGGCATGCAACGTCATTTCAATTCATTTCAGGATGCGGCGGCAGAAGCTTCTATCAGCCGTGTGTACGGAGGTATCCATTACCGTCATAGTGTAGACATAGGCGCCGAGTACGGTAAAAAAGTAGGTGCTTTGGTAGTAGATAAACTATTGAAGTAA